One window of Tepidanaerobacter acetatoxydans Re1 genomic DNA carries:
- a CDS encoding copper homeostasis protein CutC — MIEVIATCVDDAIAIEKYGGQRVELSSALSEMGITSSYALIKNVLDKVKIPVHVLIRPHSKSFIYSDNDMQVMKEDIEIAKKLGANGIVIGTLDEHNRIDEEKLKELLAFADDMDVTFHRAIDSTESCVESVRTLLKYPKIKRIVTAGGKGKVTDNLDVIRKMVGVANNKITIMLGGGLNKENLQLAIERTGTCEVHFGSGVRENYHYTGNISRELMQEVIEEWRKSNICIS, encoded by the coding sequence GTGATTGAAGTTATTGCTACTTGTGTAGATGATGCCATTGCAATAGAAAAATACGGTGGTCAGAGGGTTGAACTTTCATCAGCTTTGTCCGAAATGGGTATTACATCCAGCTATGCTTTGATAAAAAACGTGTTAGATAAGGTAAAAATTCCGGTCCATGTACTAATTCGTCCTCATTCAAAATCCTTTATTTATAGCGATAATGACATGCAAGTGATGAAGGAAGACATAGAAATAGCTAAAAAATTAGGGGCTAATGGAATTGTTATTGGGACTTTAGATGAGCATAATCGGATAGATGAAGAAAAACTTAAAGAGCTGTTAGCTTTTGCTGATGACATGGATGTGACCTTTCATCGAGCTATAGATAGTACTGAGTCCTGTGTTGAAAGTGTGCGAACTTTATTAAAATATCCAAAGATAAAGCGGATTGTCACTGCCGGCGGGAAAGGTAAAGTGACAGATAATTTAGATGTCATCAGAAAAATGGTAGGGGTAGCAAATAATAAGATAACAATTATGTTAGGTGGTGGTTTAAACAAGGAAAATTTGCAATTGGCCATAGAAAGGACCGGAACTTGTGAGGTGCACTTTGGTAGCGGGGTTAGGGAAAACTATCACTATACCGGCAATATCAGTCGGGAATTGATGCAGGAAGTAATAGAGGAGTGGCGTAAATCTAATATATGCATTTCCTAA
- a CDS encoding sugar isomerase domain-containing protein: MVDEYYKIIQDLIMKIKENEKDKIELIAKKITKSIEMNEIVHFFGAGHSHILCEEVFYRAGGLVPINPIFDENLMLHNGALRSSKLERMNGYAQTFMESVEIRPGEIVFVISTSGRNGVPIDVALLAKQKGAEVVAITSVEYSMSQPSRHSSGKRLFEVADIYIDNHCPEGDALLSLEGFPMRFSPGSTIAGDFIIQAILATSIKIMIDNGITPPVFLSGNLDGGDEHNKKLIEKYKDRIIYYR; the protein is encoded by the coding sequence ATGGTTGATGAGTACTATAAAATCATACAGGATTTAATCATGAAAATAAAAGAAAATGAAAAGGATAAAATTGAATTGATTGCCAAAAAGATTACAAAATCTATCGAGATGAACGAAATTGTGCACTTTTTTGGCGCTGGACACTCTCACATACTGTGTGAAGAGGTGTTTTACAGAGCAGGTGGCTTAGTACCGATAAATCCAATTTTTGATGAAAACTTGATGCTTCATAATGGAGCCTTGAGGTCTTCAAAACTGGAAAGAATGAACGGCTATGCCCAAACTTTTATGGAGTCTGTTGAGATACGACCAGGAGAAATAGTTTTTGTCATATCTACATCGGGAAGGAATGGTGTGCCAATTGATGTTGCACTTTTAGCAAAGCAAAAGGGAGCTGAAGTGGTAGCTATTACTTCCGTGGAATATTCCATGAGTCAGCCATCAAGGCATTCATCAGGGAAAAGGCTCTTTGAAGTTGCAGATATTTATATAGACAACCATTGTCCGGAAGGTGATGCTCTTCTTTCACTGGAAGGGTTTCCTATGCGATTTTCCCCCGGATCCACCATTGCTGGTGACTTCATAATTCAAGCTATTTTAGCAACGAGTATAAAAATTATGATAGATAATGGTATAACTCCTCCTGTGTTCTTAAGCGGCAATCTAGATGGCGGCGATGAACATAATAAAAAACTCATAGAAAAGTATAAAGATAGGATTATATATTATAGGTAA
- a CDS encoding creatininase family protein, translating into MDMQKLTYLEFQEFISKKPIAILPIGAVEAHGPHLPIGTDNYLAERLSRKVAEKVDALVLPTFSYGQVWSLRNVPGSINVSNEHLTGVLTDIGKSLYKFGVRYFVIINTHVGNMTAIKEAARNLYDFYKDLKVFYFIYPGTAKITKEVRESKPMPGGYFHACEIETSYMLYLAPDYVKMDKALDDFPDLPEDFEYTPTPWDEITDTIVLGSATLATEEKGQKIIDVAVETIVKILEKTK; encoded by the coding sequence ATGGATATGCAAAAACTAACTTATTTAGAATTTCAGGAATTTATCAGCAAAAAACCTATTGCGATATTACCCATTGGAGCCGTAGAAGCCCACGGACCTCATCTTCCGATTGGAACCGACAATTATCTTGCTGAGCGATTATCAAGAAAAGTTGCAGAAAAAGTTGATGCATTAGTGCTGCCCACTTTTTCTTATGGGCAAGTATGGAGCCTTAGAAATGTGCCAGGAAGTATAAATGTAAGCAATGAACATCTAACTGGTGTTTTAACGGATATTGGCAAAAGTTTATATAAGTTTGGTGTACGATATTTTGTAATTATAAATACTCACGTTGGTAACATGACCGCTATAAAAGAAGCAGCAAGAAACTTATATGATTTTTATAAAGATTTAAAGGTATTTTATTTCATATACCCAGGAACGGCGAAAATTACAAAAGAAGTACGAGAATCAAAACCTATGCCGGGAGGATACTTTCACGCTTGTGAAATAGAAACTTCATACATGCTTTATCTGGCTCCGGATTATGTTAAGATGGACAAAGCACTGGATGATTTTCCTGATTTACCAGAAGATTTTGAGTATACACCTACTCCTTGGGATGAAATCACAGATACTATTGTTTTAGGCAGTGCCACACTTGCAACAGAAGAAAAAGGGCAAAAAATAATCGATGTGGCAGTTGAAACTATAGTTAAAATACTTGAAAAGACTAAATAG
- a CDS encoding phosphotriesterase has translation MSFIRTFSGDIKPEELGFTYSHEHIVCIPPYWKERNEDDLLLDDENKSLQDVMDFKKAGGSTIVDATAVDYGRQVESVKRISEKTGIKIIGTAGFNKAFLWNAKLKGNIRSIVGNYETYGEWIENASVYELAKYVIGEIEEGLEGTSICGGQLKFGTGYNSISPLEIKTIKAIAIAHKETKAPIHSHTEAGTMALEQIEILKNEGIKLEYAAFGHMDRNLDPYYHTQIAKTGAFLCFDGIGKIKYAPESSRIDAILQLVKKGFKNQILISGDTARKSYYKHYNYGLGLEFIIKKWTPRFIDQAEDAGLDGEKLIEDFFINNPMRCFAFKK, from the coding sequence TTGAGTTTTATAAGAACTTTCTCAGGAGATATAAAGCCGGAAGAACTTGGTTTCACATATTCTCATGAACATATTGTATGCATTCCGCCGTATTGGAAAGAAAGAAATGAAGATGATCTTTTGCTTGATGATGAAAATAAATCTCTACAGGATGTTATGGACTTTAAAAAAGCCGGCGGAAGTACGATAGTTGATGCTACAGCTGTCGATTATGGCCGTCAGGTAGAGTCTGTAAAGCGTATATCTGAAAAGACAGGAATTAAGATTATTGGAACGGCAGGATTTAACAAAGCTTTTTTATGGAATGCAAAGCTTAAGGGAAATATTAGATCGATTGTTGGAAATTATGAAACATATGGTGAATGGATTGAAAACGCCTCGGTCTATGAGCTTGCTAAATATGTAATTGGTGAGATCGAAGAAGGTTTAGAAGGTACAAGTATTTGCGGTGGGCAGTTGAAATTTGGAACAGGCTATAATTCAATTTCACCGTTGGAAATAAAAACTATTAAAGCTATAGCTATTGCCCATAAAGAAACAAAAGCACCTATTCATAGTCATACCGAGGCGGGAACTATGGCTTTAGAGCAAATAGAAATTCTTAAAAATGAAGGAATTAAGTTAGAATATGCAGCTTTTGGTCATATGGATCGGAATCTAGACCCATATTATCACACACAGATTGCTAAAACAGGAGCATTTCTTTGCTTTGACGGCATTGGAAAGATAAAATATGCGCCCGAGAGTAGTAGAATAGATGCAATCTTACAGTTAGTTAAGAAGGGCTTCAAAAACCAAATCTTAATAAGTGGTGATACTGCCAGAAAAAGTTATTATAAACATTATAATTATGGCTTAGGGCTTGAGTTTATTATTAAAAAATGGACTCCAAGATTTATCGATCAAGCAGAAGACGCAGGTCTTGACGGCGAAAAGCTAATTGAAGATTTCTTTATAAATAACCCTATGCGCTGTTTTGCATTTAAAAAGTAG
- a CDS encoding PTS ascorbate transporter subunit IIC: MNIVFWIATNILGQPAILIGLIVLLGLVLQKKTFSQTMTGTFKAIIGFMIINGGSGIIVNALNVFQPMWQEVFGLKAQELGQFMGQPSFSQQFGSAVTLAMVLGFLINVFLAKFTKWNYIYLTGHMMFWTSMIFAGIIINTVGTAVATWKLVLFLSLFLGFYWTIQPALTQPIMRKITGGDQVALGHTSASVSLIGAWLGKIFGNKEQDSESLQMPKGLEFLRDSNVIIALIMSALYLIGALILLAKPETPAIAELKAIAGDQNFAIFSLIQGFQFAGGIAVVLFGVRMLIGEIVPAFKGIADTIVPNAKPALDCPIVYPYAPTASILGFLGCFAGTLIWLVVLGKTAGYIFVPTMIALFFHSATAGVFGNATGGVRGALIAGFITSTVIAWGQYITVTFLINSTIPDTAMWAGDSDMFILGPLVALISKLIF, translated from the coding sequence ATGAATATTGTTTTTTGGATTGCTACAAACATCCTGGGGCAGCCTGCTATACTAATAGGCTTGATAGTGCTATTGGGATTGGTGCTTCAAAAGAAGACGTTTAGTCAAACTATGACTGGAACATTTAAAGCTATTATAGGATTCATGATTATAAACGGTGGTTCTGGAATCATAGTAAATGCTTTAAATGTGTTTCAGCCAATGTGGCAAGAAGTTTTTGGTCTTAAAGCACAAGAGTTAGGGCAGTTTATGGGTCAGCCTTCTTTTAGTCAGCAATTTGGCTCAGCGGTAACCCTTGCAATGGTGCTCGGATTTTTAATTAATGTTTTTCTAGCTAAATTCACAAAATGGAATTATATCTATCTAACCGGTCATATGATGTTTTGGACTTCGATGATTTTTGCCGGCATTATTATCAACACTGTTGGAACTGCAGTAGCAACATGGAAATTGGTCTTATTTTTATCGCTGTTTCTGGGTTTTTACTGGACAATTCAGCCTGCCCTAACTCAGCCTATTATGCGTAAAATCACAGGCGGTGACCAAGTTGCGCTGGGCCACACCAGTGCGTCAGTATCATTGATTGGTGCTTGGTTGGGAAAGATATTTGGTAATAAGGAACAAGATTCTGAATCATTACAGATGCCGAAAGGATTGGAATTTTTGCGGGATTCCAATGTAATCATAGCACTTATTATGTCTGCATTATATTTAATTGGTGCATTGATACTTTTAGCAAAACCTGAAACGCCAGCAATTGCAGAACTCAAAGCAATTGCTGGAGATCAGAATTTTGCAATATTTTCATTAATCCAAGGATTTCAATTTGCAGGAGGTATTGCAGTAGTTTTGTTTGGTGTTAGAATGTTAATCGGTGAAATTGTTCCAGCTTTTAAAGGTATAGCTGATACAATAGTGCCTAATGCTAAACCTGCTTTAGATTGTCCGATAGTTTATCCATATGCACCAACTGCATCTATTTTAGGTTTCCTGGGCTGTTTTGCTGGGACACTTATTTGGTTGGTAGTTTTAGGTAAAACTGCAGGATATATCTTTGTGCCAACAATGATAGCCTTATTTTTCCATTCAGCAACTGCTGGGGTATTTGGCAATGCTACAGGAGGAGTTCGTGGTGCTCTGATAGCAGGATTTATAACTTCTACTGTTATAGCATGGGGTCAATACATCACTGTAACATTTTTAATCAATTCAACTATTCCAGATACCGCTATGTGGGCTGGAGATAGTGATATGTTCATCCTAGGTCCTTTAGTGGCTTTAATAAGTAAACTTATATTTTAA
- a CDS encoding PTS sugar transporter subunit IIB, translated as MKILTVCGLGQGSSLILRMNVESVLKELGIEADVDNSDVSTALFTKPDVIMTNKELAENLKEAKIPILIVKNYFDKDEIKEVLQSFFKK; from the coding sequence ATGAAAATACTAACGGTATGTGGACTTGGTCAGGGAAGTAGTCTTATTTTGCGGATGAACGTAGAAAGTGTCCTAAAGGAATTGGGGATAGAAGCTGATGTTGATAATTCCGATGTAAGCACAGCTCTCTTTACAAAACCAGATGTAATTATGACAAATAAGGAGTTGGCTGAGAACTTAAAAGAAGCCAAGATACCAATTTTAATCGTAAAAAACTATTTTGATAAGGATGAAATCAAAGAGGTGTTACAATCATTTTTTAAAAAATAA
- a CDS encoding BglG family transcription antiterminator, which produces MDERCAQLLGQIISAEKPIKISELAKFFKVSSRTIRYDLDKIDDFLKTNELPQLIRKPNSGISYFPLLHQRQKITTLLEEINSYNYVLTPQERKTIILTELFQAKDYTTIDEIASILSVSRGTVVNDLKGVRKWLLKYGLQLESLPRFGMRIKGREQNLRRAAISLLSENMEIEKALNFIKAPIHRRINIVANQQIKKLFQDLDVLPIEKSIQLAEKQLKTTFADNAYSGLVIHLALAIKRIQLDKNIIMPEDELSKLKFTKEFAVASSMVTFLEQSYNIRIPTDEIGYVTIHLLGGKVTETDIFASQEWLQLQVLTNDIIKAIGEKLDIDFLLDGELYNGLLKHLEPTIYRLKHNLPLKNPILKEIKYNYPKIFKAVRSSLKPIEDYVGHKIPDEEAGFIAIHIGAALERNKPASSSVYNAVVVCGTGVGTAKLLSSRIESQFSNINVIDTVASRQVAEVSKNRKVDLIISTVPTGCKDIPEIIVNPLLPEEDIEKMHKLLIKISPKDSIGADAQTQIENLLEIIDKYCFIKDRLNLVNELSKFLNLTNHIDSKGVARPVLKDLLTEKTIKLNVEASNWEEAIRKGGELLVQEDFVEPSYVEAMIRNVKELGPYIVIAPGIAMPHARPEDGVKKVCMSLITLKGPVSFDNKEPVKLILTFGATDHHTHLQALSDLMRLFSNSSSIDAILQASEVKEVIDVIELSATGIQ; this is translated from the coding sequence ATGGACGAGCGGTGTGCGCAGCTACTTGGTCAAATAATATCGGCAGAAAAACCAATCAAAATTTCAGAGCTAGCAAAGTTTTTCAAGGTATCATCAAGGACAATCAGGTATGATTTAGATAAAATAGATGATTTTTTAAAGACAAATGAATTGCCACAATTAATACGGAAGCCTAATTCTGGCATAAGTTACTTCCCACTATTACATCAAAGACAAAAAATAACCACATTGCTTGAAGAAATTAATAGTTATAACTATGTACTAACACCACAAGAACGAAAGACAATCATATTGACCGAACTTTTTCAGGCAAAGGATTATACGACTATTGATGAAATAGCAAGTATACTTTCTGTAAGTAGAGGCACCGTAGTCAATGACCTAAAAGGAGTTAGGAAGTGGCTTTTGAAATATGGCCTTCAACTTGAGTCTTTGCCTCGCTTTGGCATGAGGATAAAAGGCCGTGAACAGAATTTGCGTAGGGCTGCAATCTCTCTTTTGTCAGAGAATATGGAAATCGAAAAGGCGCTTAACTTTATCAAGGCCCCAATTCATAGAAGAATAAATATAGTGGCAAATCAGCAAATAAAAAAGCTATTTCAAGACCTCGATGTTTTGCCTATAGAAAAATCAATACAATTAGCTGAAAAGCAATTAAAAACAACTTTTGCCGATAACGCTTACTCAGGCTTGGTGATTCATCTAGCTCTTGCGATAAAGCGCATTCAACTTGATAAAAACATCATCATGCCGGAGGATGAATTATCCAAACTAAAATTTACAAAAGAATTTGCAGTAGCCTCTAGCATGGTTACTTTTTTGGAGCAAAGTTATAATATAAGAATTCCTACTGATGAGATTGGTTATGTTACTATACACCTTTTAGGAGGCAAGGTAACCGAAACTGATATATTTGCAAGTCAGGAATGGCTGCAGTTACAAGTTTTAACTAATGATATTATTAAAGCCATCGGCGAAAAATTAGATATAGATTTTTTGTTAGATGGAGAGTTATATAATGGGCTTTTAAAGCATTTAGAACCTACAATTTATCGCCTAAAACATAATCTTCCTCTCAAAAACCCAATTTTAAAGGAGATTAAATATAATTATCCAAAGATATTTAAAGCCGTAAGAAGTTCTTTAAAACCTATTGAAGATTATGTCGGTCATAAAATTCCGGATGAAGAGGCTGGATTTATTGCAATTCATATAGGAGCAGCTCTTGAAAGGAATAAACCTGCATCTAGCAGCGTTTATAATGCAGTCGTAGTTTGCGGAACAGGTGTAGGTACGGCTAAACTCCTGTCTTCTAGGATAGAAAGCCAATTCAGTAATATAAACGTTATTGATACGGTCGCCAGTCGCCAGGTAGCAGAAGTTAGCAAGAATAGAAAAGTAGATCTAATAATTTCTACTGTTCCTACCGGTTGTAAAGATATACCGGAAATTATAGTAAATCCATTGCTGCCGGAAGAAGATATTGAAAAAATGCATAAACTTTTGATTAAGATTTCACCAAAGGATTCTATCGGAGCAGATGCTCAAACTCAAATCGAAAATCTTCTAGAAATAATAGATAAGTATTGCTTTATTAAAGATCGATTAAATTTAGTAAATGAATTGTCGAAGTTTTTAAATCTTACAAATCATATCGACTCGAAGGGAGTTGCCCGGCCAGTGTTAAAAGATCTACTGACAGAAAAAACCATAAAACTTAATGTCGAAGCAAGTAATTGGGAAGAAGCTATCAGAAAAGGAGGTGAGTTGTTAGTCCAAGAAGATTTTGTAGAGCCTAGTTATGTGGAAGCCATGATTAGAAATGTCAAAGAATTGGGCCCCTATATTGTTATAGCCCCTGGTATTGCAATGCCACATGCTCGACCTGAGGATGGAGTAAAAAAGGTATGCATGAGTTTAATAACACTTAAAGGACCAGTTTCTTTTGATAATAAGGAACCGGTAAAACTAATTTTAACGTTTGGAGCAACGGATCATCATACCCACCTACAAGCCCTTTCTGATCTTATGAGACTTTTTTCTAATTCTTCTTCGATAGATGCAATTTTACAGGCTTCAGAAGTAAAAGAAGTTATTGATGTAATAGAGCTATCTGCAACAGGAATACAATAA
- the larA gene encoding nickel-dependent lactate racemase, with amino-acid sequence MKVRLPYHKTFLDVDIPDENFLGVLSSKADKYKPSLSQEEIVKAALDNPIGSPHLEELVKGKKEVLIITSDHTRPVPSKITMPILLDTIRRANPDIDIKIMIATGFHRPTTKEEMINKFGEEIVKKETIINHMAFDKDQLEYVGVLPSGGKLYLNKMVCKSELVISEGFIEPHFFAGFSGGRKSILPGVAGATSVMENHCAKFIASPYARTGNLENNPIHEDMLFAAKAANLAFILNVVIDKDKKIINAFSGDSVLAHEEGCKFVKQLSSVKAKPADIVISTNGGYPLDQNLYQSVKGMTAAEAACRENGVIIMVAACNDGHGGESFYNNMKNAKSPREILDRLVKVPPEDTAPDQWEFQILSRILDKHTVIFVTDMCDPKMIEDCHMIHAYTVEDAIKQALKLKGNDAKITVIPDGVSVIVENDENI; translated from the coding sequence ATGAAAGTAAGGCTCCCATATCACAAAACTTTTTTAGATGTTGATATCCCTGATGAAAATTTTTTAGGGGTGTTAAGTTCAAAAGCTGATAAATATAAGCCATCCTTATCCCAGGAAGAGATAGTTAAAGCTGCTCTTGACAATCCTATAGGAAGTCCACATTTAGAAGAATTAGTAAAAGGAAAGAAAGAGGTTTTAATAATAACAAGCGACCATACACGACCCGTGCCGAGTAAAATTACAATGCCCATATTACTAGATACAATCCGAAGGGCAAATCCGGATATAGATATAAAAATTATGATTGCAACAGGTTTTCACAGACCGACAACAAAAGAAGAAATGATAAATAAATTCGGGGAAGAAATAGTTAAAAAAGAAACTATTATAAACCATATGGCTTTTGATAAAGATCAACTAGAATATGTTGGTGTTCTGCCGTCAGGTGGAAAACTATATTTAAACAAAATGGTTTGCAAATCAGAATTAGTTATATCTGAGGGCTTTATTGAACCGCATTTTTTTGCCGGATTTTCAGGGGGAAGAAAGAGCATTCTTCCGGGCGTGGCAGGTGCAACATCCGTCATGGAAAATCATTGCGCAAAATTTATTGCAAGCCCTTATGCGAGAACAGGAAACCTGGAAAATAATCCAATACATGAAGATATGCTATTTGCGGCAAAAGCAGCCAATCTTGCCTTCATATTAAATGTTGTAATAGATAAAGATAAAAAAATCATAAATGCTTTTAGCGGTGATAGCGTTTTAGCGCATGAGGAAGGGTGTAAATTTGTAAAACAACTTTCAAGTGTAAAGGCAAAGCCTGCAGATATTGTCATTTCAACAAACGGAGGGTATCCCCTGGACCAAAACCTTTATCAATCCGTAAAAGGAATGACTGCAGCAGAGGCAGCGTGTCGCGAGAATGGAGTAATCATAATGGTTGCTGCATGTAATGACGGCCATGGTGGTGAGTCTTTTTATAACAATATGAAAAATGCAAAAAGTCCCAGGGAAATTTTAGATAGATTAGTAAAGGTGCCTCCGGAAGATACGGCACCTGATCAATGGGAATTTCAAATTTTATCAAGGATTCTTGACAAGCATACCGTCATATTTGTAACAGATATGTGCGACCCCAAAATGATTGAGGACTGCCACATGATTCATGCTTATACAGTAGAAGATGCTATCAAGCAGGCACTTAAACTCAAAGGAAATGATGCAAAAATTACTGTAATTCCAGATGGTGTTTCGGTGATAGTGGAGAATGATGAAAATATATAA
- a CDS encoding DUF4351 domain-containing protein: MTLADKLREEGREALIKTAIKLLTKKFGSLPEEIRVRISKLDLVTLEVIIDGIFEYESLEDVKKYIN; the protein is encoded by the coding sequence ATGACTTTAGCTGATAAACTCAGAGAAGAGGGAAGAGAAGCTCTTATTAAAACCGCAATAAAATTATTAACTAAAAAATTTGGGTCTTTGCCAGAAGAAATCAGGGTCCGAATATCAAAATTGGACTTAGTAACTTTAGAAGTTATAATAGATGGTATTTTTGAATATGAAAGTTTGGAAGATGTTAAAAAATACATTAATTAA
- a CDS encoding SEC-C domain-containing protein, giving the protein MSDVFDIQRNDECICGSDKKYKRCCLPAVEKIETELMRKLSDDFSITAYAKDLIRVISVMFGVKFDEAKAEAVDVEKLSNIIAQVWSAQEEFSKDSFLKLNNDIADMLRENENLKIFRLPGSILAHMELDDSEQVDMLLNQIADNFSMEENLFALAYLIRNNNFTDDELEKILHWIFMGLIDETHQSFFELILQASIEDINEAGKKFEQIIKEEDETACRVDIAEIHELFKEYPVFEDYFGVHMLENIKDDLEFILKSEIDFKFPFFLIYGFFLKLTSAITQMFIQNLPYADINKELNFMDMLIDAGPEFLKQEIIITESYGCITRTLIETMEKSKDKDLQEKLAKVTEFFLLPTGAHLLAIEEIILTSMKKFLENLPQAIDDSTIVLKSIEQLITDEFFDKYISYLELKGLNEQAEFLKEIYKETNIKCQIEKAGLKEIFYNLGLGDKW; this is encoded by the coding sequence ATGTCCGATGTGTTTGATATTCAGCGAAATGATGAATGTATTTGTGGAAGCGACAAGAAATATAAAAGGTGCTGCTTGCCCGCAGTTGAAAAAATCGAAACAGAGTTAATGAGAAAATTAAGCGATGATTTCAGCATTACTGCATATGCAAAGGATCTTATAAGGGTAATAAGTGTGATGTTTGGAGTTAAATTTGACGAAGCAAAAGCTGAAGCTGTTGATGTGGAAAAATTATCAAATATTATTGCCCAAGTATGGAGTGCACAAGAAGAGTTTTCCAAAGATAGTTTTTTAAAACTTAATAATGATATTGCTGATATGCTTAGAGAAAATGAAAACTTGAAGATTTTTCGATTACCAGGAAGTATTTTAGCACATATGGAGCTTGATGATTCAGAACAGGTAGACATGCTCTTAAACCAAATAGCTGATAATTTTTCTATGGAAGAAAATCTTTTTGCACTAGCGTATTTAATTCGCAATAATAATTTTACAGATGATGAACTTGAAAAGATTCTTCATTGGATATTTATGGGTCTAATAGATGAAACACATCAAAGTTTTTTTGAGTTAATTCTTCAAGCAAGCATTGAGGATATAAACGAAGCAGGTAAAAAATTTGAACAAATTATAAAAGAAGAAGATGAAACTGCTTGTCGAGTAGATATTGCAGAAATCCATGAACTATTTAAAGAATATCCGGTATTTGAAGATTATTTTGGCGTGCATATGTTAGAGAATATTAAAGACGATCTGGAATTTATTTTAAAAAGCGAAATAGATTTCAAGTTCCCGTTTTTTCTAATCTATGGCTTTTTCCTAAAGCTTACTTCAGCAATAACTCAGATGTTTATTCAAAATTTACCATATGCCGATATAAATAAAGAATTAAATTTTATGGATATGCTCATTGATGCAGGGCCTGAATTTTTAAAGCAAGAGATCATAATTACCGAATCATATGGATGTATTACAAGAACATTAATTGAAACAATGGAAAAATCTAAAGATAAAGACTTACAAGAGAAACTCGCAAAGGTAACCGAATTCTTCTTACTCCCAACAGGAGCACACCTATTAGCAATTGAAGAGATTATTTTAACATCAATGAAAAAATTCCTAGAGAATTTACCACAAGCTATTGATGATAGTACGATTGTGCTGAAATCTATAGAACAACTAATTACCGATGAGTTTTTTGATAAATACATTTCATACCTTGAATTAAAGGGCTTAAACGAACAGGCTGAATTCTTAAAGGAAATTTATAAAGAAACTAATATTAAATGTCAAATTGAAAAAGCAGGCCTTAAGGAAATTTTTTATAATCTAGGTCTAGGGGACAAATGGTAG